From a single Fulvivirga ulvae genomic region:
- a CDS encoding DUF6702 family protein, protein MKYLLSILFVLFSCVGYGHDIRMAIFEISEDNKNYTLDISFDKKDLERSLITAYPELLTVKDNMTRESYIKDYLESNFQLAINNKCIAPNIEAVTYEDEYVRIHATLPIKWQSVETINVFNTCLLDYNEGHSNIIKVRLNKRTRTFRLSAERITTVVDYRE, encoded by the coding sequence ATGAAATACTTACTATCAATATTGTTTGTTTTGTTTAGTTGTGTTGGATATGGCCATGATATTAGAATGGCCATATTTGAAATTTCAGAAGACAATAAAAACTATACACTGGACATAAGCTTTGACAAAAAAGATCTGGAAAGGTCGCTGATTACGGCTTATCCAGAACTGCTTACAGTTAAGGATAATATGACCAGGGAAAGCTATATAAAGGATTACCTTGAAAGTAATTTTCAATTGGCTATTAATAATAAATGTATCGCTCCCAATATAGAAGCGGTAACATATGAGGATGAATATGTCAGAATTCACGCCACACTTCCCATTAAATGGCAAAGCGTTGAAACAATCAATGTATTTAACACTTGTCTTTTGGACTATAATGAAGGACACTCAAACATTATCAAGGTCAGGTTAAATAAACGGACCAGAACTTTTCGCTTGTCAGCAGAAAGAATAACCACCGTTGTGGATTATCGGGAGTAA
- a CDS encoding YHYH protein, whose translation MKILLAEKFLRLACAGAFVFSLSGCGGDDDPTTTIDDQTYEVSVNGATTASENDPGTGFKISLDKANQTGSSVSIKYTLTGTATSDSDYTATSGTATIADGDSEITVDIPLIDDADVEGDETIIVTLSNSGFDSNMSLSSSSTLTITITDNDTDGGGDTCSNDNSTDQDDRGCTETPVANQYDDNTVNFSGNREVVTNGIPTHDFRNQIPEIVSSLDNSTKTYEFDNTPVKAASATNIAGNDGRPQWKFGVAKNGVAIDPAPAEPFIFENPNTGEYNWDWVMEPNNNMNEVGLDCAIAHVQPDGLYHYHGNMGIYAEQLSAGISAGTIPASPVQIGWAADGFPILYMYGPNASGTAVVELTSSYQLKSGDRPGDGMTEPCGEYNGKYTNDYKYVNGAGDLDECNGIGRSVTLATGTYDYFYVITEEFPVISRCLVGTPNSSFKIGP comes from the coding sequence ATGAAAATACTATTAGCTGAAAAATTTTTGCGCCTGGCCTGTGCCGGGGCTTTCGTGTTCTCTCTATCTGGCTGTGGAGGTGATGATGACCCAACCACGACTATTGATGACCAAACTTATGAGGTATCCGTAAATGGTGCTACAACTGCATCGGAAAACGACCCGGGTACCGGATTCAAAATATCGTTAGATAAAGCAAATCAGACAGGCAGCAGTGTTAGTATTAAGTATACGCTGACAGGCACGGCAACTTCTGACAGTGATTATACGGCAACTTCCGGCACGGCCACCATTGCAGACGGCGATTCCGAGATTACTGTAGATATTCCTTTAATTGATGATGCGGATGTGGAAGGTGACGAAACTATCATTGTTACTTTATCAAATAGCGGTTTTGATAGTAATATGTCGTTGTCTTCATCTTCAACCCTAACTATAACAATAACCGACAATGATACAGATGGTGGAGGAGATACCTGCTCAAACGACAATTCTACTGACCAGGACGACCGTGGTTGTACCGAAACACCGGTAGCGAACCAGTATGATGATAATACGGTCAATTTTTCTGGCAACAGAGAGGTGGTGACTAATGGAATACCCACTCATGATTTCAGAAATCAAATTCCTGAAATAGTTTCTTCGCTGGATAATAGTACCAAAACTTACGAGTTTGACAATACACCAGTGAAAGCAGCGAGTGCAACAAACATCGCCGGTAATGATGGAAGGCCACAATGGAAATTCGGTGTAGCCAAAAACGGAGTGGCTATTGATCCTGCACCGGCGGAACCCTTTATATTTGAAAATCCAAATACCGGAGAGTACAATTGGGATTGGGTGATGGAACCTAACAACAATATGAATGAAGTCGGACTGGATTGTGCAATCGCACATGTGCAGCCTGATGGATTGTATCACTATCACGGCAACATGGGTATTTATGCAGAGCAACTGTCTGCGGGAATTAGCGCAGGAACAATACCTGCAAGCCCGGTACAAATAGGCTGGGCAGCAGATGGCTTCCCCATTCTTTACATGTATGGGCCGAATGCTTCAGGTACTGCTGTAGTTGAACTCACTTCCAGCTATCAGTTGAAATCAGGGGACAGGCCTGGTGACGGGATGACTGAACCTTGCGGTGAATACAATGGAAAATATACCAATGATTATAAATATGTAAACGGAGCGGGAGACCTTGATGAATGCAATGGGATCGGCAGAAGTGTAACGTTGGCCACCGGAACGTACGATTATTTCTATGTGATTACAGAGGAATTTCCGGTTATTTCAAGATGCCTTGTTGGTACACCTAATTCATCATTTAAGATAGGGCCATGA
- a CDS encoding ABC transporter permease: protein MEGSQDISTLALVLAYLLLLIPVLLAYYFKIRIVKKLIVSAIRMTGQLFVVGIVLIYFFELDNNWLNAAWVIGMIVFAAVSTVNNSELNYRIFLPPIFLAFLISTSLVLWFFNAVLVDLDNIFDARYLIVIGGMLLGNSLKGDIIGISKFYEDLKKDEKRYLYHLAVGASQREAIVPFFRDSMGAALKPFIASMATMGLVFLPGMMTGQIIGGEDPATAIKYQIAIMLAVFVATTLSVSLTIFITYHRAFDSCGILKKTIFRKNR, encoded by the coding sequence ATGGAAGGTTCTCAGGATATATCAACTCTGGCATTGGTCTTAGCTTACTTATTGTTGCTTATACCCGTGCTGTTGGCTTATTATTTTAAAATCCGGATTGTGAAAAAATTAATTGTCTCAGCCATACGAATGACCGGGCAATTGTTTGTGGTGGGTATTGTTCTTATATATTTTTTCGAGCTGGATAATAATTGGCTCAATGCCGCTTGGGTTATTGGTATGATTGTGTTCGCAGCAGTATCCACGGTCAATAATAGTGAATTAAATTACAGAATATTTTTGCCCCCTATTTTTCTGGCATTTCTGATATCCACCAGCCTTGTTCTATGGTTTTTTAATGCGGTTTTGGTAGATCTCGATAATATCTTTGATGCCAGGTATCTGATCGTCATTGGTGGTATGCTTTTGGGAAATTCGTTGAAAGGAGATATTATCGGCATCTCTAAATTTTATGAAGATCTTAAAAAAGATGAAAAGAGATACCTGTATCATTTGGCGGTGGGAGCAAGCCAGCGCGAAGCAATTGTCCCTTTTTTCAGAGATAGTATGGGAGCTGCCCTAAAACCTTTTATTGCCAGTATGGCAACCATGGGTCTTGTGTTTTTACCTGGCATGATGACTGGCCAGATTATAGGGGGTGAAGACCCCGCCACCGCCATTAAGTATCAAATTGCTATTATGCTGGCCGTTTTCGTTGCTACTACTTTGAGTGTATCTTTAACTATTTTTATTACTTACCACCGGGCTTTTGATAGCTGTGGTATTTTGAAAAAAACGATTTTCAGAAAGAATAGATAA